One part of the Vicia villosa cultivar HV-30 ecotype Madison, WI linkage group LG6, Vvil1.0, whole genome shotgun sequence genome encodes these proteins:
- the LOC131610767 gene encoding AAA-ATPase At2g46620-like, protein MVIFICNPVFFTIAILLISIWAIHKFFEIETVKRHWRNIEDFFHVYHVFNVPELNDNMQYNTFYRKLSIYLHSLPSLQDSYSNKLITSDNNQNDVVLSLAPNQTVQDHYHGAILYWFNQTEPNRTFILKIKRIDKRRILRLYLQHIHAVVDEIEKQRKPDLRLYMNVNAGAGARWRFIPFNHPSTFETITMESDLKNKLKSDLESFLKGKQYYHRNGRIWKRSFLLYGSSGTGKSTFVAAMANFLSYDIYHMDLSKLHTDSDLKSLFLQTTPKSIILVEDLDRFLAVQSSTALSLSAMLNFMDGICNGEERVMVFTMNSKDNVDPDLLRPGRVDVHIHFPLCDFSSFKLLASNYLGVKDHKLFPQVEETFQNGASLSPAEIGELMITNRNSPSRAIKSVITALKTDGDGRGCKSIERRRGNDGDDDVGEYASDHSFKERKKLYGFLKSRASRRKSCSSSPNNSALGSPLRICNS, encoded by the coding sequence ATGGTTATCTTCATTTGTAACCCCGTTTTCTTCACTATCGCAATCCTCTTAATCTCAATTTGGGCGATACATAAATTTTTCGAAATTGAAACGGTCAAGAGACACTGGAGAAACATCGAAGATTTCTTCCACGTGTATCACGTGTTCAATGTTCCAGAGCTAAACGACAACATGCAGTACAACACTTTCTACAGAAAACTCTCTATATACCTTCATTCACTTCCTTCCCTCCAAGACTCCTACTCCAATAAACTAATCACTTCCGATAATAACCAAAACGACGTCGTTCTCAGCCTCGCCCCAAACCAAACCGTTCAAGACCATTATCATGGAGCCATTCTCTACTGGTTcaaccaaaccgaaccgaaccggaCCTTCATTCTCAAGATCAAAAGAATCGATAAACGACGAATCCTTCGTCTTTATCTTCAACACATTCACGCCGTCGTTGACGAAATCGAGAAACAACGGAAGCCTGATTTGCGCCTTTACATGAACGTTAATGCCGGTGCCGGTGCACGATGGAGATTTATTCCGTTCAATCACCCTTCGACCTTTGAAACAATCACAATGGAATCAGATCTCAAGAACAAACTCAAATCCGATCTAGAATCGTTCCTCAAAGGAAAACAATACTATCATCGGAACGGCCGTATCTGGAAACGAAGCTTCCTGTTATACGGTTCTTCCGGCACCGGAAAATCCACCTTCGTTGCCGCCATGGCCAATTTCCTCTCCTACGATATCTACCACATGGACCTATCAAAACTTCACACCGATTCAGATCTCAAATCTCTCTTCCTCCAAACAACGCCGAAATCGATTATTCTCGTCGAGGATCTAGATCGGTTTCTCGCCGTGCAATCTTCAACGGCGTTGAGTTTATCTGCGATGTTGAATTTCATGGACGGAATATGTAACGGAGAAGAGAGAGTTATGGTTTTCACGATGAATAGCAAAGACAATGTAGATCCGGATCTTCTTCGTCCGGGTCGGGTCGACGTACATATCCATTTTCCTCTCTGTGATTTCTCATCCTTCAAATTGCTTGCTAGTAACTACCTTGGTGTGAAGGATCACAAGCTATTCCCTCAGGTGGAAGAAACGTTTCAAAACGGAGCGAGTTTGAGTCCAGCGGAAATCGGTGAGTTGATGATCACGAATCGTAACTCACCGAGTCGGGCGATTAAATCAGTCATCACAGCTTTGAAAACGGACGGTGATGGAAGGGGGTGCAAATCAATCGAACGGCGCAGAGggaatgatggtgatgatgacgTGGGTGAGTATGCAAGTGATCATTCatttaaagaaagaaagaaacttTATGGGTTCTTAAAATCGAGGGCTTCCAGAAGAAAATCCTGTTCGTCGTCGCCGAATAACAGTGCATTGGGAAGTCCGTTACGAATATGTAACTCATGA
- the LOC131612943 gene encoding uncharacterized protein LOC131612943 — protein MQSMASTLSLLKLPILPTITKTRQTTSKHVPLPSISSKLNIVPTPQKFLDQNINTLKHTSLSLTAITLPFLLEQNDALAVGGEYGIFEGRTFALIHPIVLGGLFFYTLYAGYLGWQWRRVRTTQNEINELKKQVKPAPVTPDGKALETSPSPVELQIQQLTEERKELIKGSYRDKHFNAGSILLGFGVFEAVGGGVNTWLRTGKLFPGPHLFAGAGITVLWALAAALVPPMQKGSETARNLHIALNTLNVLLFIWQIPTGLDIVWKVFEFTNWP, from the exons ATGCAAAGCATGGCTTCCACACTCAGTCTTCTCAAGCTTCCCATTCTTCCAACCATCACCAAGACACGCCAAACAACCTCAAAACATGTTCCACTTCCATCCATATCTTCCAAACTCAACATTGTCCCAACCCCACAAAAGTTTCTAGATCAAAACATTAATACTCTCAAACACACTTCTCTTTCCCTCACAGCAATCACATTACCGTTCTTGCTGGAACAGAATGATGCACTTGCTGTTGGTGGAGAGTATGGGATATTCGAAGGAAGAACTTTTGCTCTTATTCACCCCATTGTGTTGGGTGGTTTGTTCTTTTATACCCTTTATGCAGGCTATTTGGGATGGCAATGGCGTCGAGTTAGGACGACTCAGAATGAGATTAACGAACTCAAGAAACAAGTCAAGCCTGCTCCTGTCACCCCTGATGGTAAAGCACTGGAAACTTCACCATCACCTGTTGAACTCCAAATTCAGCAACTTACTGAG GAGAGGAAAGAGCTTATCAAAGGTTCATATAGGGATAAACACTTCAATGCAGGATCTATACTTCTAGGATTTGGTGTCTTTGAGGCTGTTGGTGGAGGAGTCAACACATGGTTAAGGACAGGAAAGCTATTTCCTGGTCCACATTTATTCGCAGGAGCAG GTATTACGGTCTTATGGGCACTGGCAGCAGCGCTAGTACCACCAATGCAGAAAGGGAGTGAAACAGCCAGAAATCTCCATATCGCGCTGAATACGTTGAATGTTCTGCTCTTTATATGGCAGATTCCCACTGGACTTGATATTGTATGGAAAGTGTTTGAGTTCACAAATTGGCCTTGA
- the LOC131612944 gene encoding pollen-specific leucine-rich repeat extensin-like protein 2, giving the protein MANPPPVRPWFRLTSIRPAPAPAPAPAPAPAPAPEPRPVMSLPTFRTSSAPSSPHHQTQPQEKKTEQAPSSPPQRTLGPNSYNSSSSSLPSSPIHKPTHYSSSSSSPEKTKTNSSRVPIPTQSPKTIKQNVLTPTHSPKAKSIASPPSPLSLPPSQFKTHEEERSKIPMEAEPKAVLVQKTVDVPKPWHNGNDELHRETHNNHSNSSHHGNKHSGNGEFHRETQNHHNSSHHGNKHVTVRERESKERKFSDSEDSGMRVITIAGENRGAYMELVQSQKKHGPNYLHKKGNLKSNSIKVDGGESESSSAEEGKMISKKDKNQKGRTKSSFPMAAYMNSNVQCVNNSLLFHASCSHHDPGVRLSLSKKPFGEGYHVKERVDGRGYN; this is encoded by the coding sequence ATGGCCAATCCGCCCCCGGTTCGACCATGGTTCCGATTAACCTCCATCCGCCCCGCACCCGCACCTGCTCCTGCTCCTGCACCCGCACCCGCACCTGCACCCGAGCCTCGCCCTGTTATGTCTCTACCTACATTTAGAACCTCTTCAGCACCATCATCACCTCATCATCAAACTCAACCTCAAGAAAAGAAAACCGAACAAGCACCTTCATCTCCACCTCAGAGAACACTAGGTCCCAACTCTtataattcttcatcttcttcacttccatcTTCTCCTATTCATAAGCCAACACATTATTCAAGTAGTTCTTCTTCACCCGAGAAAACTAAAACCAACTCTTCTCGTGTCCCGATTCCAACTCAATCTCCGAAAACCATTAAACAAAATGTCCTTACCCCGACACATTCACCAAAGGCAAAATCCATTGCTTCACCACCCTCTCCTCTGTCTCTCCCACCTTCTCAGTTCAAAACTCATGAAGAAGAACGCTCTAAGATACCAATGGAGGCTGAGCCTAAAGCTGTGCTAGTACAGAAAACCGTCGATGTGCCTAAGCCGTGGCACAATGGCAACGACGAATTGCATAGGGAGACTCATAATAATCATAGCAATTCTTCTCATCATGGAAACAAACATAGCGGCAATGGCGAGTTTCATAGGGAGACACAAAATCATCACAATTCTTCTCATCATGGAAACAAGCATGTTACTGTCAGAGAAAGAGAATCGAAGGAGAGAAAGTTTTCGGATTCTGAAGATTCTGGCATGAGAGTGATAACAATTGCAGGTGAAAACCGAGGAGCTTATATGGAACTTGTTCAATCCCAAAAGAAACACGGACCGAATTATCTTCACAAGAAGGGAAACTTAAAATCAAACAGTATCAAAGTTGATGGTGGCGAATCAGAGAGTTCAAGTGCTGAGGAAGGAAAAATGATAAGCAAGAAAGATAAGAACCAAAAGGGAAGAACAAAATCTTCATTTCCAATGGCTGCATACATGAACAGCAATGTGCAGTGTGTGAATAACTCTCTACTGTTTCATGCTTCTTGCTCACACCATGATCCAGGAGTGCGTCTATCTCTTTCAAAGAAGCCATTTGGTGAAGGCTACCATGTGAAGGAACGTGTCGATGGTCGTGGCTATAATTGA
- the LOC131612945 gene encoding cytochrome b5 has translation MASTKTFAFDEVSKHNNRKDCWIMIHGKVYDVTPFLDDHPGGDESLISSTGKDATVDFEDVGHSDSAIDMMHKYCIGMVDTSNSAPTEVKPNPPTQARNDRDQSSGFVSKALQFLLPLLILAFAFAMQQYGKKKQVSDA, from the exons ATGGCTTCAACCAAAACTTTTGCTTTTGATGAAGTTTCCAAACACAACAACAGAAAAGATTGCTGGATTATGATCCATGGAAAG GTGTATGATGTGACCCCTTTTTTGGATGATCATCCAGGTGGTGATGAATCTTTAATTTCATCAACAG gAAAGGATGCTACTGTTGATTTTGAAGATGTAGGTCACAGTGACTCTGCAATAGATATGATGCACAAATACTGTATTGGGATGGTTGACACGTCGAACAGCGCTCCGACTGAAGTTAAGCCCAATCCGCCTACGCAAGCACGCAACGATCGTGATCAATCATCCGGATTTGTTTCAAAGGCATTGCAATTTCTGTTGCCATTATTGATATTGGCCTTTGCATTTGCTATGCAGCAGTATGGAAAAAAGAAACAAGTCAGCGACGCGTAA